The following are encoded together in the Tripterygium wilfordii isolate XIE 37 chromosome 3, ASM1340144v1, whole genome shotgun sequence genome:
- the LOC119995678 gene encoding E3 ubiquitin-protein ligase Os04g0590900-like, whose translation MDGEGDGHRHHLEFSPLLIGLLGILAGAMMVATYHCISAGCRYRRGIQNLQTNTQQERPIRPRNVNATARIFRRAPVVKYTKGGDEGVVCAVCLCEFTEGEDIRVLADCAHSFHVACIDMWLHSHSNCPLCRAETGQRPSHLALTMPESGGVALPQQEADNSTVPDHIGASTIEFGRIQISINTNRTKEIMPLGSEAGFAAVTMKWPVNFGWSLFSDKKRSKVKFIGCHKTHPRKESKLLDWFCSNGVYPIPAQTRQLFDGDKRKIKLERE comes from the exons ATGGATGGAGAAGGAGATGGACATCGTCACCACTTGGAGTTTAGTCCGCTTCTCATCGGCCTTCTCGGTATACTAGCAGGTGCCATGATGGTCGCCACCTACCACTGCATCTCTGCTGGTTGCCGCTACAGAAGAGGCATTCAGAACCTTCAAACTAATACCCAACAAGAAAGGCCAATCAGGCCCAGGAATGTAAACGCCACTGCACGTATATTTAGACGAGCGCCAGTGGTCAAGTACACAAAAGGAGGAGACGAAGGAGTCGTTTGTGCTGTGTGTTTGTGTGAGTTCACTGAAGGCGAGGATATTAGGGTATTGGCAGACTGTGCTCACTCGTTTCATGTGGCCTGCATTGACATGTGGTTGCATTCGCACTCTAATTGCCCTCTTTGTAGGGCTGAGACGGGGCAGCGTCCCTCGCATTTGGCCTTGACAATGCCGGAATCCGGTGGAGTGGCACTGCCACAGCAGGAAGCAGATAACAGTACTGTGCCGGATCATATTGGAGCATCGACAATT GAGTTTGGCCGTATTCAAATATCCATCAATACTAATCGGACCAAAGAGATAATGCCACTTGGCAGCGAAGCTGGTTTTGCAGCTGTAACCATGAAATGGCCAGTCAATTTTGGTTGGTCTCTTTTTTCGGATAAGAAAAGAAGTAAAGTGAAATTCATCGGATGCCATAAAACACACCCGAGAAAAGAGTCAAAGCTGCTTGATTGGTTTTGTTCAAATGGGGTTTATCCGATCCCAGCACAGACAAGGCAATTATTTGATGGGGACAAACGCAAAATCAAACTAGAAAGAGAGTGA
- the LOC119995148 gene encoding dof zinc finger protein DOF5.1-like yields MVFSSIPAYLDPSNWQQQLHNFQTTSGASSHQLQPPPPPPPHPHGSGGAGLIRPGSMADRARQANIPMPEAALKCPRCESTNTKFCYFNNYSLSQPRHFCKTCRRYWTRGGSMRNVPVGGGCRRNKRSSKGSGSSKSPASSGDRQGAPSSSTTLSSSSIGTTDVLGLGPQAPPLRFMAPFSHLTDQFTAPGGDSIGFNYNTLSAPSLEGANDHLNFHLGNVLATAACGVSGGGGSVLSSIGGLEQWRTLQQGQQFPFMSGLDSGSGGLYPFEGTSGGGSYGGSGVLGHHMRPRISNSELVTQLGQVKVEESHQHQNLSRQFLGLMGSTTDHQYWNANNTTTSSWTDPSSFSSSSTSNNAI; encoded by the exons atGGTTTTTTCTTCCATTCCAGCTTATCTTGATCCATCCAACTGGCAACAACAA CTCCACAATTTCCAAACCACAAGCGGTGCAAGTAGTCATCAGCTTcagccaccaccacctcctcctccacaCCCACATGGTAGTGGCGGCGCTGGCTTGATCCGGCCTGGTTCCATGGCGGATCGAGCTAGGCAGGCCAACATACCCATGCCCGAGGCAGCACTAAAGTGTCCAAGATGTGAATCTACCAACACTAAATTCTGCTACTTCAACAACTACAGCCTGTCTCAGCCTCGCCACTTCTGCAAGACCTGCCGAAG GTACTGGACACGTGGAGGTTCCATGAGAAATGTTCCGGTGGGAGGCGGTTGCCGGAGGAACAAGAGAAGCAGCAAAGGGAGTGGAAGCTCCAAATCTCCAGCCAGCAGTGGTGACCGTCAAGGGGCTCCGAGTTCGTCAACCACACTCTCATCTAGCAGTATTGGAACGACTGATGTATTAGGCCTTGGACCACAGGCTCCACCGCTGCGTTTCATGGCTCCTTTTTCTCATCTCACTGATCAATTCACAGCTCCTGGTGGGGATAGTATTGGGTTCAACTATAACACACTTTCGGCACCATCACTTGAAGGAGCAAATGATCACTTGAATTTTCATTTAGGAAATGTTTTAGCCACTGCTGCATGTGGAGTTAGTGGTGGTGGAGGTTCTGTTTTGTCGTCAATTGGAGGGTTGGAGCAGTGGCGGACGTTGCAGCAAGGGCAACAATTTCCATTCATGAGTGGGTTGGATTCGGGTTCCGGTGGGTTATACCCATTTGAAGGTACTTCCGGTGGTGGCAGCTATGGAGGTAGTGGAGTATTGGGTCATCATATGCGGCCAAGGATTTCAAATTCTGAACTAGTTACTCAATTGGGTCAAGTGAAAGTGGAGGAAAGTCATCAGCACCAGAATTTGTCAAGGCAATTCTTGGGATTAATGGGGAGCACTACTGATCATCAGTACTGGAATGCTAATAATACTACTACTAGTTCATGGACGGATCCTTCCAGTTTTAGCTCTTCTTCCACCAGCAATAACGCCATATAG
- the LOC119989617 gene encoding dolichyl-diphosphooligosaccharide--protein glycosyltransferase subunit 4A — translation MIDDQDLGFFANFLGIFIFVLVIAYHYVMADPKYEGN, via the coding sequence ATGATCGATGATCAAGATCTGGGCTTCTTTGCTAATTTTCTCGGTATCTTTATTTTCGTACTGGTAATTGCTTATCATTATGTGATGGCTGATCCAAAATATGAAGGAAACTAA